The Aspergillus fumigatus Af293 chromosome 5, whole genome shotgun sequence nucleotide sequence CCCGCCCGGACGTGACTGGCCGAGCACAGATGTACGCGCGCCAGATCGTTGCCAATTCGCTGGCGAATCGATGCACCATCGCGTGGGCGAATGCCGTCCAACTCCTCACTCTTGCGGGTCAGTGTCTCGTGGTGGAGGCGGAGCGGAATGCATGCGTCCGCGTTCTGCAAGAAATCCAGCAACAGACAGGCTGGAACACGCGAGCGAGCATCGACAGACTTGGCGCTGCGTGGGAGAATGCTTGGAGCTATGAGTCTCGGGGGAGGCACGCGGCGGTCGGACAGGTAGATGCTGGGAAGCTGCTGTATCATGTTTGGCTTGGCGAGGAGAGAAGGCCAAGCTAGATGACTCTGCTCTAATCTCCATGATAACAATTCGTAAcccttgatgatgacagcCAATCACCTTATGCACTTCTGTCCTCAAAAATTGTCCAAAATTTCATCAATAGCTTTCATGAATGGAATCTCTTTCATGAGAGCCGGTCGTCCGATATCAACCTCTGAAATCACGTTTATCTCCATTCTGGTTTTGGCAGTCTTTCCTTCTACCAGGCCATATGAGCGCGCTCCATTACACCCTATTACAGTTATGTATTCCATTGCCCCTGTAGCAATTCTTAGGTGGCAGCCTGACGGGATCGGGGGTGGATACTCGAGATACCGACTCTGTTGTTGCAAACTGTACATTGGAATATAGATTCACCTAGTTCAAGCGTCACATACTCGCAATGGACTGAGGTCAGAGCACCGCAGCCCGACGATTCCAGTGCTCGGCCTGTCCGTGGAGAAGTTTTGTGAGTAAATGATGTCCCTGGTGTTGAGAAAGAGCATGCAGACATCCACTTCTACAACGGGTATGACCTGGAGGACGAGCAGGGGGCACCTGCAGTGATACGACCGGATGGGTATGTCGTGGCTGTTGCCGAGTTTGGAGATGTTGCTCGGCGTAGACAGTGTCCGCATCCCTTgaaatggaggaggagatctCGATATGAAAGGTGGAGGTAAGATTCAGGACGATATTTATATCGAGAGAATAAGTGCAGAAGAAACAGTCCTGGGTTTCATCATGATTTGTCTGCCCTTTGTATTCTTGAGGAGTAACGCTGTTGATTCGCGGATTATCATCAGAGAGTCTGCCGATCATCTCCGGTGGAGGTCTCAGAGCTCAATGAGCGTTTTCGACAGTCTTCATCGTGCACTTTTCTGGGCTCGGTGTTTTGGCGTTATTCTGCTCTGGCCAAGGCTCCCTAAGGCCACATCCCGCTCTGCAAGGAAAGGCCAGCTCCTGAAGTCACCGCATTTTGACCTGACAGGTGGGATTTGAAGGGCGCACGGCACTTGCAACACCAGAGGTTTGGTGGATATAGAGCCAAGAACCGACAGAGTCGTACAGGGGGAGAATCATGCTGGCTCCCGACTAACCGGCACGGACTGCATCCAGCACCGCCCCAACGAGACACATATCGGTCGTCTCCCCACATTTCCACTCGACAATCCCACCTAATATGAGCTTGTTGCCAAGAGATGTTCTGAAACAAGTGGTGGGAAGTCTCGTTCGCTCATATGTCTCGGTGAAGTCCTTTTCGGAGTGATAATATACCGCTGAGTCGCTTGCCTAGAGAACTGACTCTCCCCGAAACGTCTTGGCAGACAAACCTGGATACTCGAGTGTTCCCTCATTTTTCCCAGGGGGCCGAAGAAGGTATATATACTGTGGATATCCTCCACGAAgcgaaagaaaagaagccataggctcttcctcatccttgccaAATACACCTGTACAAACCCAATTCATCATGGTTAAATTCGCCATACTCACAGGAGTAATCGCCCTGGCCACGACTGTCTCCGCTCAATGTGGCTCGGGTACCCCAGATGCCACAGTCAAAGGCGCAGACGGTTCGTACACTGCCACTGTGGGGTCTAAGAAAGTGTACTCGGGTGCCGACTATTACACCGCGATCCAGACTGCCCTGGACGCCATCAGTTCGGGACAGCGTCTATCGGTCATTGCATCGGGATCCATTGGCACCAACGTCATCAGCATCAGTAGCGGCAAGACATTTGAAGGATGCGGAACCATCGACGTGGGCTACAAGCGCGCACGCGGCGCGATCGAGTCACTCAACACAGACGGAGTATCCATCCCCTACCTCACCGTGACCGGCAACCCCTACTTCGGGATGCGGTTCTACGGTGTCAAACGCCTCTCTCTCGGCAACATCACCATGAAGCTGAGCGGAGGACTGGGTATCCGGTTTGAACGTGACAAGGCCGCCAATTCCGACGTCAGCATGGACACTATCACGGTTACCGGAGCCGGAAGTCATGCCGTCGAGACCTGGAACATTGACGGCCTCACCATCAACAAGGTCGTTGCGCGCGACGTGGGCGAGTGCGGCCTGTTACTGCAGACAACGACAAACGCGAAGGTGGGCCTTGTGGACGGCGACAACGTTGCTGCTGGGACTGGCTACGCCACTTTCCGCATGGCTAATGCCAATGGCCGACTCGCTGATGGGAGCTACAAGACGAACGTGTTTGTGGACAAGGTCGTCTCGCGCGGTGGCGGCCGTGGTGTCTTTTGTGTCTCGGAGTCGGGCGGTGTTGAGATCAGCAACGTGGATCTGGCTGACAATGGGAACAATGCTATCCTCATTGAGAACTGCTATGGGGTGTCGATTCGTGGGGGGACTGTGAAGGGCGGTGGTGAGGTGCGACTGGCGGCTCGCGACGAATTTAAGAACAATCACGATGTGTCGATTACGCTGAAAGTGAATGGAAACACTGTGAGGGAGAACCCCTGCGGTGAAAACATCACCTGGAACATTTCCGGTGATGCCAGTCTTAATGTCTGTTAGACGAATTGGTCCTGGCAGGTGGATGACGAGAGCCACAGGAATGTCTATAGCCACATCTCCCCATTCAGATAAATGTCCAAACTCCTCATAAATCTGCTCCTCTGGAAATACTTGTACTTTCTGGGGATCGACGGTGTGAATCTGTTACGACCTTCATGGTACTGACTGAAGAGAGTGAATGATCAGCCATGGGGACTTCCGAGTAAGTAGCCTTGAGAGATGTTAACTATTAGTTTCTTTATCACTTATTTTGATCTACCAAAATATCTATAAGTCTTTCTTCCATTAGGCTCAACCCTCAAGAACCACTGTTCAACCCGTCTCTGCCTATATCTCGAAGTGTAAGTGTTGTGCCAGCGCTAGGGTTCGAATCTGTGCCAACAGGAATAGGATGACCAAACCTTGAACCTGAAAGGCTGCCTCGGGAGCATCTGCTATACTCTGCAATATCGGTACCGACAACTTCGAGCTGTTGAAGATGGTGTGACGTGATGAGTACGTGACAGGGTGGGAAAGAACCATACATGATATATGATTGTATATCTCAGTAATGCTAATACAGGTCTTGAACTGTCCCAGCAACGCTTCTTCTGTTAATTCCACCATGTCTCCAAAAGGCATCTCACTTCCACCCTCTCAAATACTTCAGGAATTCTTCTCCAAACCTTCTGTCTTTTAACGAGCTTCGCAGTACAATCCCGATGGCCTCCCCACATGCACAGACTGTGATTAATACAATCGTCCGACAAATCCCCACAATCACAGCTTCCACAGAGATCGTTTACGAAGACGTCGCTCCTGAGGACGGGGATCTTATTACTCGCTCGCTTGCTGAGTCGGCCGTCGTCGAGCAGCATAGCGCGAGGTAAGCCTCATCGTACACTTATTTATGTGCCAGCTGACCTGTCTATCCAATGCCCCAGGATCAATTTCAACTCTCTAACCAAAACATTGTGGGTGAGAGTATTTCCCACGGAGCTCCATGACGTGCAACAGAGATGGATGCGCTTCACTTCCTCCGAATGGCGCGCCAGCGGTCTCCTCAACACTGCGGAAGATGAGCTTCTGGACCTAGGGGTCGGGACTAGTATGTTTAGTTCATTGAATGCCTATTCGGAGAATGTTACCAAGTGATTCCAGGGTTCAGCGGTTTTACCGGCCAATATACGTTGTTTTCGAAAGAACCAGATCTGTTTCTACGGCCAGATTCAAACCCCTTTCCTCTAATTGTTATAGAAAGCGGATGATGGTCCGAATCATGGCCACGTTTACACTCCGACAAAGACTTATGGTTGAACGGATGTAATCAAGTAAACGCCGTCGTCTTGCTTAAATGGTCTAAAACCTCCAACGACAGAGTGAAGGGTACCGCTGAAGTTTGGCGCAGAGGTGTCGGTGGGTGCGGTCTTACCGCGCATACAAAGGTGGGCATTTCGATATTTGTTGAAGTGTTTGAACTTTCATACCTCCTGAAAAAACTGATACTACTGGATTAGATTATCTTCCCTGCCCCTAATCCTGCGCCCGCTCCTGGCACTGATATCATCGAGTTCAGTAGACAGGATCTCTTTGGTCACCACATGCGTCCGGGAAGAAGCCTGACCGACGTGTTTCCGTTAGATCTGGAAGATCTGCGGGATTTTGCTCGAGAGCGGCTGATGGTGTTAATGGGACTTACTCCGGCTTGAGTATCTGCGTGTTACAGGCAGAGCACAACATGTTTATGTGAAGAGAATACGATTGATAGCGTGGCATCAACAGTTTCAGTTTTAGTGGAGACGGGTATTTGGGGTATTGCTTTCCAACGCGTACTGTGGCTAGATAGGTTCTGTAAAAGCCCATTCTCTCTCTCGTCTAGGTACCTATCAATCCATGCAGCTTCATCGTTCAGTTGCTTCATGACTTCTTGATGAATCTAATGACAAAGTTCGAATAAAGCTCACAACGCCACGGCTTGTATATGTCCTGCACTAGTCCGAATGCCTTTACTGCTTCTCTCAAGCCTCAGCTTGCTTCGAACGCATCCTCTGGCTCCGCCCTGGTATCATCGTGCTGAGATCGCCAACGGGAAGTGAGACGGGGAAGTCGACGGCCTCTAGGATTTGTGTAATGAAAATCCACCAGATTGGTATGCATAGCGCAAAGTTGAATGCGCCGCCGGCCTATGTGATTAAGCTGTCAATCGAGCGAAACCCACGAGGACAAGATGCACCCACCACTTGCAACTTCTCAGCTAGATGAATATTCCCCGCGGAaacggagaagaaagcacCGGCGAACAACCCAAGAGTGATCTCAAGCAAGAAGAGCGCGGAGAAGAGGCAGACGTTGGTTCGAAGGGAGCATATCATGTATATGAAGGTTATGACTGTCAGGGCCACAAAATAGAATGCTATTGAACCGGTCAACCATAgccaatgccaatgccacTTGCCATTTGTTTAACAAACCTATGCTGGCGTTATACATGGGTGTCTGCTGTCCCTCGAGGAAGTTGCCCGTGGACGAGAAATGGATTCCAGTAGCGAAGAAGGGCATGAGCGTCGTTCCCTGGACGATCCAGAATGTTCCTGTAACGAATGTATAAGTATTTTGCCATGCCTTGGATTTAATATGGACATGCGTACCGTAAGTGAAGAAGAGCGCGCATGAGAATGTGTTGCCAATGATCCATTCCCCAATCCCACCGAATATCTGAACCATTCCTCCGAAGAAAATCAGGACAGGACTTAATCACGGTCAgtgtcttctccagtctGGACAGGGGATCCTCGTACATAATGGCAGCTCCATTGCCCCCGgctcccctccatcccatAACAATACACGCGTTGGTTGTGGAAGCAAGCAAGAAGCCCAGCAGAGAGATTGGTGTAGGATTTCCCACCTTCTTGCGCAAATCCCCTGAAACCGTGGGACTCTTTGGATTCAAGTAGAGCTTCTCAAATGCCTCTCGAGAAATGGGCAGGAAAACACTCTCCGCCGTTTGCATGCGACGAAGGGTCTCGTCTGACTTTTCATTCATAACACCGTTTGACCTGATATTTGGTGGGAATAGTCGGAATCAAATCAGATGGTGCTGAAGAGCAGAGGGGAGCACCTCCGGACAAAGCGTTCCAAGACGGCATTATATAGACATTTACCTTCCTCGTAGTGTATGAATACCCCTTGGCTACATCATCAACCATGCATGCAGCACATGGCTCTGCCTCATCCCGGCGATCTCAATACTCCCACTGGGGACTTTTCCGGGGAAACGCGGGGGAATCAGCACAAGTGGGTCGTCTCCAACATGGCTTCCCCGCAGCTTGTTGGGAATTGAGCAAATGCCGAGAACATGGCAATAATACATATGGTTATTTCTGCTCTGCAGACAGCTTATCTCCTTGTTCTTTACAGAGGGATCTCAAAGCACTCTGAGGCTGACCTCCTCCCGATACTTTGTCTAGAACCTAGTGAAGTTATGCTATTCTCCACAGATCCTCTCCTGTCCATTATCTCAATGCGCCGCTACATTTCTTGAGAGTCCCTTTGGGGACATCTCCAGGTGGCACTCTACCGAGGTCAATTGTTTACTTTGGTCAAGACCCACTCGAAATGTTATAGTCTAATCTAAGCTCCGCCATAAGGCCCTTGTTTTGGCTCAAACTTACTTCAAGGACTTGGCGAAGGTACCGGCGTCCCTAGAAGATTAGACGATGTTGCAAACTATCGAATAATATGTCGACCCACGCAACTTAAACGTGGCTGGACAACCATATCTAGTGTAGCTGCGATAATAGTGCACTGCGTGCCAACATACTATTGCTCAAAGTTTCTACTAGCCTAAAGACTACAATGCAGGAAACTCAAAAGCTGTAAATGCAGATAGGCTGGTCTGGTCTGGATTGAGAACTACTGATCATTAGGTCATGCCCCTCCGTTAGTACTGCTGTAAAATGGCGATTTTCGTTGCCTGATCATACCAGCTTGATCTTCCTGAAACTTAATCCAGTTTACCGCAGCTCTCAAACGTACTATTGCCTGATCTTGGGAAGAAAGAATAAACTAGGGTCAAAGGATATCTCCAAGCATGTATTGGCCAGCCCCGTCCCCAAGACAACGGACGCTGAACATGTCACCTGCGAAATCCGGACGATGCTGTGGCGACTGCTGTCCCTGAAGGTTGTAGCGCTAAGCGCTGGTAACATAACTTGCCAAGAGGACCAACCTTTTTTTGTCGGTAATATAATAGAGGGACTGTGTCCCATTTGCACTGTGTTTCCTTTCATAGAGTTTTCACGCTGGACCGACACATTTTGTCGCTTTGTAAGGTAGCGGCTAGCTACGACTATTTTGATACGACGAACGGTGACTATTGCAACGTTTCCCTTTGGATGAATTGAACTGCCAAGTATATCTCGGCAAAAAACCGCTGCACCGGTCGAGACGTATATACTGGCAATATGCCCTGGGAACAAGTCAGTCAAAGATATGTAGGCAGCTCAAAAGCTGTGCAAGAGACCTCTTCGCCTACTTGCTCTGTCAACGCTTGCAACAGAAAGGTGACTCGGGATCAGACAGGGTATCGGACCGCTATAGACATTGAAGCTAGATCGAAGAGAAAGTCCTTAATACATTAATATACAAACCGAGTAAACATTCTGCTTGCGGATGGACGCGATTCTGCTATAATGGCATGGAGCAAATTTTAAGAATCATTACATAACATCCAGCTTCTACACAATCTCTGTCTCCGGCTGAGCACCGGACGTCTCCATGTGCTCATTCGTGCCCGCCGTGCGCTTCTCGGATTCGTCGCGGCGATCCGTCTGGTCAGGAAAGACATATTTGGAGCTGTGCCACGGCTTGATCTTCCACACGTACATCGtgtcgatctcctccagcgttCTTCCCTGTCCCTCCATAACGGTGAAGTACACCATCGCGGCCGCGAGGAACAAACACCCTGCAAAGACGTAGCCGTACCGGAAATCGATTGCACCGGTGATGAACGGGGTAAAGAAGGCTAGCAGAAAGTTCCACATCCAGTTGGACGCGGTCGCCAGGGACATGGCTCGAGCTCGGTACTGGGATGGATACAACTCTGCGATGATAGTCCAGACCATTGGACCCCACGTGGACGCGAACCCAAGAATGAAAAGACAGGCGAAGACCACCATGACCACCCCAGCGGTGTGAGTCCGTTCGGGGAATTCCCGGTCAAGCGAGAAGTGGCCGACGGAGGCGAAGACCATGAAACATACGAACATCCACAGGGCACCGGCAATGAGGGACCGACGACGACCATAGTTCTCGATGAGATACAGGCCTAGGAAGGTGGTTCCGAAATTCACGCCACCGAGAATCATCTGAGTCACGTAGCTGTTGGAGATCCCGGCACCTTTAAACACGGTCGTTCCATAATAGAAGAAGTAGTTGGCGCCAGTGAGCTGTTGAAGCGCTTGCAGGGAGACACCCACCGCCACGCGGTACGCCATACGTGGGGCCTTGAAGAGGTGAACCCAAGTGACCTGACCACTAGCGACTTCCTCCTCATATTTctgcttgatctcctcgaatTCGACCTTCAGCGCGCGGTGGTTCTTTGGGATGCCGTACATCTTTGAGAGCGTGGTGATGGCCTTGTCGATTTTACCGTGTCGGTAGTCATATCGAGGGCTCTCCGGGAACAGGGCCATGCCAGAGCCAAGAATGAGGGCCCAGACGTAGGTGATGCCCATTGGGATACGCCAGGAGCCAGTATCGGGTCGTGCTTCAGTGCCAAAGTTGATGCAGTTCGCCACGAAGATGCCGAGTGTGATGAACAATTGGTAAGTACTGCAATA carries:
- a CDS encoding sugar porter family MFS transporter, with product MLFRKPKLPQANPDAYYQDDNVASDTHSQAAIAGEDGQLVDTHIPLLTWRSFVMGVFVSMGGFLFGYDTGQISGFLEMKNFLQRYGQKKSDGTFYFSNVRSGLIVALLSIGTLMGALVAAPIADRIGRKWSITSWSLMICVGITVQISSPTGKWYQVALGRWVAGLGVGALSLLVPMYMAESGPRHIRGSLVSTYQLFITLGIFVANCINFGTEARPDTGSWRIPMGITYVWALILGSGMALFPESPRYDYRHGKIDKAITTLSKMYGIPKNHRALKVEFEEIKQKYEEEVASGQVTWVHLFKAPRMAYRVAVGVSLQALQQLTGANYFFYYGTTVFKGAGISNSYVTQMILGGVNFGTTFLGLYLIENYGRRRSLIAGALWMFVCFMVFASVGHFSLDREFPERTHTAGVVMVVFACLFILGFASTWGPMVWTIIAELYPSQYRARAMSLATASNWMWNFLLAFFTPFITGAIDFRYGYVFAGCLFLAAAMVYFTVMEGQGRTLEEIDTMYVWKIKPWHSSKYVFPDQTDRRDESEKRTAGTNEHMETSGAQPETEIV
- a CDS encoding putative plasma membrane ammonium transporter (Ato3); the protein is MNEKSDETLRRMQTAESVFLPISREAFEKLYLNPKSPTVSGDLRKKVGNPTPISLLGFLLASTTNACIVMGWRGAGGNGAAIIPVLIFFGGMVQIFGGIGEWIIGNTFSCALFFTYGTFWIVQGTTLMPFFATGIHFSSTGNFLEGQQTPMYNASIAFYFVALTVITFIYMICSLRTNVCLFSALFLLEITLGLFAGAFFSVSAGNIHLAEKLQVAGGAFNFALCIPIWWIFITQILEAVDFPVSLPVGDLSTMIPGRSQRMRSKQAEA